One window of Chryseobacterium indologenes genomic DNA carries:
- a CDS encoding phenylacetate--CoA ligase family protein yields the protein MEFRPLIEKAGIQEIKIFQEEKLRELLIYLETHSPFYQKLFKENNIHIADIRTLEDLQKIPTTTKNELQQYNHDFFCITPDKIVDYSTTSGTLGDPVTFGLSDNDLERLAYNEAISFACAGIQKGDVVQMITTIDKRFMAGLAYFLGLRKMGASVVRMGPGIPELQWDSIFRYKPKYLITVPSFLLKMIDYAEKHGLDYKNSSVYGAVCIGESIKNQDFTDNILSQKIKEKWNIKLFSTYASTEMSTAFTECEFQIGGHHHPELIITEILDDNGNPVKEGESGELTITTLGVEAIPLLRFKTGDIVKAHHEPCLCGRNTMRLGPVVGRKQQMIKYKGTTLYPPAMNDILNDFNNILCYQIVIQANEIGLDEIIIKLSTEEEHDSFVNEVRDHFRAKLRVSPKIEIIDFDILSKTVFNPNSRKPITFIDLR from the coding sequence TTGGAATTTCGTCCGTTAATCGAGAAAGCAGGCATTCAGGAAATCAAAATATTTCAGGAAGAAAAACTTCGTGAGCTTTTGATCTATCTTGAAACTCATTCACCCTTTTATCAGAAACTGTTTAAAGAAAATAATATTCATATTGCTGACATTCGTACTTTGGAGGATCTTCAGAAGATTCCTACCACGACGAAGAATGAGCTTCAGCAGTACAATCATGATTTTTTCTGTATAACACCAGATAAAATTGTTGATTACAGTACCACTTCCGGGACTTTAGGAGATCCGGTTACTTTTGGACTTTCAGATAATGATCTTGAAAGGCTGGCATATAATGAAGCAATTTCTTTTGCCTGTGCCGGCATTCAAAAAGGAGATGTTGTTCAGATGATTACTACCATAGACAAAAGGTTTATGGCAGGTCTTGCTTACTTTCTGGGTTTAAGGAAAATGGGCGCAAGCGTAGTGAGAATGGGGCCAGGAATTCCAGAACTGCAGTGGGATTCCATTTTCAGATACAAACCAAAGTATCTGATTACTGTTCCTTCTTTTCTACTGAAGATGATTGATTATGCTGAAAAGCATGGATTGGATTATAAAAACTCAAGTGTTTATGGTGCTGTATGTATTGGAGAAAGCATCAAAAATCAGGATTTTACAGATAATATTCTTTCACAGAAGATCAAAGAAAAGTGGAATATAAAACTTTTTTCCACCTATGCTTCTACCGAAATGAGCACTGCTTTCACAGAATGCGAATTCCAGATAGGAGGGCATCACCATCCGGAATTAATTATCACCGAAATTCTGGACGATAACGGAAATCCGGTTAAAGAAGGAGAAAGTGGAGAGCTTACGATCACAACTTTAGGCGTTGAAGCCATCCCTTTGCTAAGATTTAAAACCGGAGATATTGTAAAAGCACACCATGAGCCATGCCTGTGTGGAAGAAATACGATGAGGTTAGGACCTGTAGTAGGAAGGAAACAACAGATGATCAAATATAAAGGAACAACGCTGTATCCGCCGGCAATGAATGATATTTTAAATGATTTCAATAATATCTTATGCTATCAGATTGTCATTCAGGCCAACGAAATAGGTCTTGACGAAATTATCATTAAACTAAGTACAGAAGAAGAGCACGATAGCTTTGTCAATGAAGTGAGAGACCATTTCCGGGCAAAATTGAGAGTAAGTCCGAAGATTGAAATTATTGATTTTGACATTTTGTCTAAAACTGTTTTTAATCCAAACAGCAGGAAACCAATCACTTTTATTGATCTGAGATAA
- a CDS encoding M23 family metallopeptidase, with protein sequence MKIFPKMMLIICLINNIITHAQNYPQNYFRNPLNIPMQLAANFGTIRTNHFHMGLDLRTNSQENLPVLAAAEGYVSRIKVERYGFGNAVYITHPNGYTTVYAHLNKYFSKLDEYVKERQYKDEKWEQDITFQPGQFPVDKGQQIALSGNTGGSAGPHLHFEIRDTKTEECLNPLLFGFAIPDTVAPIISGLYWYDRRFSTYEPGTNGIAVKKAGNVYTANLVQVNSPEISFAIKAVDKANQGFNLGIYNAELLMDDKLIYSFKIDKIHYDDTRYINGCIDYTKFIRDKMGIQHLADLPGMKLQNYSTPNLTGIINLQDEEVHNIEIVLKDVKGNTSRLITKLQLNKTSEKISATGKTVMPNEGKTISTENAEIDFSKNAVYDAVNFNMYEMADADQNAVSNSIVLQNPYIPVQDEYTLKIKPNRKLSDAEKDKAVILLDYGSDKVVVKAKWSGDRAEGQFNRLGTAKLLIDNTLPSVSSGWAEGALVNSSSILLKGTTKVGDIISFRAELDGKWLRFARVKDNFVYIFDEKCPKGSGAHTLKVTTINTAGNTNTQTFAFQR encoded by the coding sequence ATGAAAATCTTTCCAAAAATGATGCTTATTATTTGTTTAATTAATAACATCATCACACACGCTCAAAATTATCCTCAAAATTATTTTCGGAACCCATTAAACATTCCCATGCAGCTGGCTGCCAACTTTGGGACGATCCGTACAAATCATTTTCATATGGGATTGGATTTGAGAACCAACAGTCAGGAAAATCTGCCTGTTCTTGCAGCTGCAGAAGGTTATGTCAGCAGGATAAAAGTAGAGCGCTACGGATTTGGAAACGCTGTGTACATTACTCATCCCAACGGTTATACCACAGTGTATGCTCATTTGAATAAATACTTCAGTAAGCTTGATGAATATGTGAAGGAGAGACAATACAAAGATGAAAAATGGGAACAGGATATTACTTTTCAACCCGGACAGTTTCCAGTGGATAAAGGGCAACAAATTGCGTTAAGTGGAAATACCGGAGGATCTGCAGGTCCGCATCTGCATTTTGAAATAAGAGATACCAAAACAGAAGAATGTCTCAACCCGTTACTTTTCGGTTTTGCCATTCCTGATACTGTTGCACCGATTATCAGTGGACTCTACTGGTATGACAGACGTTTCAGCACTTATGAACCTGGAACGAACGGAATTGCAGTGAAGAAAGCAGGAAATGTTTATACGGCTAATCTCGTTCAGGTTAATTCTCCGGAAATAAGTTTTGCCATTAAAGCTGTAGACAAGGCCAATCAGGGTTTTAATCTGGGGATTTATAATGCAGAATTATTGATGGATGACAAGCTGATTTACAGTTTTAAAATTGATAAAATACACTATGATGATACCCGCTATATCAACGGCTGTATAGATTATACCAAATTCATCAGGGATAAAATGGGAATTCAGCACCTGGCTGATTTACCGGGAATGAAACTTCAGAATTACAGTACCCCGAATTTGACTGGGATTATCAATCTTCAGGATGAGGAGGTTCATAACATTGAAATAGTCCTGAAAGATGTTAAAGGAAATACCAGTCGATTAATAACAAAACTCCAGTTAAATAAAACTTCAGAAAAAATATCTGCTACAGGGAAAACGGTAATGCCTAATGAAGGAAAAACAATTTCCACCGAAAATGCAGAGATTGATTTCAGTAAAAATGCGGTATATGATGCTGTAAATTTCAATATGTATGAAATGGCGGATGCCGATCAGAATGCAGTTTCAAACAGCATTGTTTTACAAAATCCATACATTCCTGTTCAGGATGAATATACTTTGAAAATAAAACCCAATAGGAAGTTATCTGACGCTGAAAAAGATAAAGCCGTTATCCTTCTTGATTATGGAAGTGATAAGGTTGTGGTAAAAGCAAAATGGAGTGGTGACAGGGCAGAAGGGCAGTTCAACAGATTGGGTACGGCGAAATTATTAATAGACAATACCCTGCCGTCTGTTTCATCTGGATGGGCAGAAGGAGCATTGGTAAATAGCAGTTCTATATTGTTAAAAGGAACAACGAAAGTGGGTGATATTATTTCATTCCGGGCTGAGCTGGATGGAAAATGGCTTCGCTTTGCCCGTGTAAAAGATAATTTTGTCTATATTTTTGATGAAAAATGTCCGAAAGGATCAGGTGCTCATACTTTAAAAGTAACCACCATAAATACTGCCGGAAATACCAATACACAAACTTTTGCCTTCCAGAGATAA
- a CDS encoding NAD(P)/FAD-dependent oxidoreductase: MSKEFVDVLVIGAGPSGCVSSSYLKNNNVSVKVVEKTKFPRLVVGESLIPRVMDHFEEAGLFPALDKMGFEKKLGARFLRGDEVCIFDFSNKFGEGWDWTWQVPRADFDNTLAQEVINKGVDLEFETEVIGIQFNGTDSVTTVKNKDGETKEIHAKFVIDSSGYGRVLPRLLDLEKPSKLSPHSAIFSHVHDINRAPGEEGTLISFDIIETEVWLWVIPFSNGNTSLGIVGPTEYIDKLSENGDTAEALRKAISLSDYYVKRFGNVDFLFEPKHLKDYSCSVKSLFGDGFALTGNASEFLDPVFSSGMAFATESGMLAAKLALRQLNGEKINWQTEYTDYILYGVDVFTTYVKEWYTGNLQELFFHQPENPDVKKKICAVLAGYVWNKDNPFVKKHYTVIKNLANLIKLEKQEQQNQA; encoded by the coding sequence ATGAGCAAAGAATTTGTTGACGTTCTTGTAATCGGAGCCGGACCTTCCGGATGCGTGTCTTCTTCATACCTGAAGAACAATAACGTCAGCGTGAAAGTAGTCGAAAAGACAAAATTCCCCAGACTGGTAGTGGGTGAAAGCTTAATTCCGAGGGTAATGGATCACTTTGAAGAGGCTGGACTTTTCCCCGCATTAGACAAAATGGGCTTTGAAAAAAAGCTTGGGGCACGTTTCCTTCGTGGTGATGAGGTCTGCATTTTTGATTTCAGCAACAAATTCGGGGAAGGCTGGGACTGGACCTGGCAGGTTCCGAGAGCTGATTTTGATAATACTCTTGCTCAGGAAGTCATTAATAAAGGAGTTGATCTTGAATTTGAGACTGAAGTTATTGGCATACAATTTAACGGAACAGATTCTGTAACTACAGTAAAAAATAAGGATGGAGAAACGAAAGAGATCCATGCGAAGTTTGTGATTGACTCCAGCGGTTACGGAAGAGTGTTGCCTCGTCTGCTAGATCTTGAAAAACCATCAAAACTGTCTCCTCACTCTGCGATTTTCTCTCATGTACATGATATTAACAGAGCGCCGGGAGAAGAAGGGACTTTAATTTCTTTTGACATTATTGAAACAGAAGTATGGCTTTGGGTAATTCCTTTTTCCAACGGAAATACAAGTTTAGGAATTGTAGGCCCTACTGAATATATTGATAAATTATCTGAAAACGGAGATACAGCCGAAGCTTTAAGAAAAGCTATTTCTCTATCCGATTATTATGTAAAACGTTTTGGGAATGTAGATTTTCTTTTTGAACCTAAACATCTGAAAGATTATTCATGTTCAGTTAAAAGTTTATTCGGGGACGGATTTGCTTTAACCGGGAATGCATCAGAATTCCTTGATCCGGTATTTTCTTCGGGAATGGCTTTTGCCACAGAATCCGGAATGCTGGCAGCAAAACTGGCATTAAGACAATTAAACGGAGAAAAGATCAACTGGCAGACAGAATACACGGATTATATTTTATACGGCGTGGATGTTTTCACCACATATGTAAAGGAATGGTATACCGGAAATCTTCAGGAACTATTTTTCCATCAGCCGGAAAATCCGGATGTAAAGAAAAAGATCTGTGCTGTTTTAGCAGGATATGTCTGGAATAAAGACAATCCTTTTGTGAAAAAGCATTATACTGTGATTAAAAACCTTGCGAACCTGATCAAACTAGAAAAACAGGAACAGCAAAACCAAGCATAA